GTTTTAATCTGATATAAGCACCAATCTCCAATCCTTTGAAGCTTGTAGACGGCGGTTGAAGGATTATTCTGTTTTAGATTTCCATACCACAAAGTTCTATCGCCACCAAGTTCAATTTCATCCCCCAACAAGTTtcttttagatttcttttaaCTTCGAGGGGGTGCGAAGGTGAAGGGGCagccattttttatttatttttttgccaaTTTGATGCAGTGCATATACAGGATAGTTATTGTGGAAAGCCTAGGTGACACTTTGTGATTGGTGGGCTGTTATATGAACAATCTTAGACGGACCGGTTCAAATGATttctcaaaaacaaaagctaAAAAATGTTGCATGCCAATCTATATCGCAATTAGAAAGTATAAAGAATTCTTAGGCTATCTTGAGTGAGATTTTAAACTTTTGACCAAACCAATCAGCCTGTGTATTTTTTACTCCTTAAACCCTTCAAAGTAAACTTTATTCATTGGATTCACGTTCAGCCACTGAGCGAATGAAAAGTGTGAATCACATCATCTGTATTTAGATGTTtagttgaattgagttgagatgaaagttaaaaattaaataaaattttgttagaatattattattattttataatttaaaaaagtaaaattatttattatattttacattgaaatttgagaaagttataatcaAAGAGAAGTTTTACCGTcacaaatttttgtaaaaaatttataaattaatgtgagtttatattattagttaaatttattttataataataataattttataatttaatatgttacattaaattacattattttataaatttattttttttatccaattgaCATGCATAACAAAAAGTAACAAGAATTTCATTAGCATTGCcagaattaataataataagaataattcGCTTGGGTTACCACTAAAAAaattagtgattaagaaaatattattataaattttttatttttttaaaatatttaaaaatatcaaaaaattatgtagaaaaaaaaaaaaaaaaccccaatcGAGCGTCCAGCGGTGGCTCTAGAAGCGCcttcttaataataataataataataataatggtacGTGGAAGCGGGTGAGAGGAAAATGAATCTCTGACAGATATCACGCTGGGTTTCCCAGAAACAGCCGACAGGTGGCATTGGACCTCCACGTGGTCACCCCTGCACTTTCAAACCACCATCCCCATATTAAATTACATACTTATCCTCCCTCCCTTCCTAGCCGTTACACCTTTTTGACCGCAGATACCGACTCATATGCTCACCACCCACTCCGTTAATTCCAAATCCTCATCAGGACATATCCGTAAATTCATCACTCCCCTACGTCTCCACCATCCCCTTCACTGTAGTTTTTCCCCTCCACAGTCACTCAAATCAAAACCAAACCCCAAAACTCATAAACGAATCAACACTCCAATACATACACAGACATACACACTGTCTCACTGTTGCTGGGTTTCTTATCTCCTTTCTCTCccctagggttagggtttcgatCCAACAATGGCTTCGTCGTCCTCTGATCCTGGTTTGAAATCCGAAGCCGGTGGTGGCGGCTGCGGTGCAGAGGCGTCAGAGGCGGTGGTTACGAACGATCAGCTGTTGCTTTACAGAGGACTGAAGAAAGCGAAGAAGGATAGAGGGTGTACGGCCAAGGAGCGCATCAGCAAAATGCCTCCCTGTGCCGCCGGAAAACGCAGCTCTATCTACCGTGGAGTCACCAGGTACTGATCTAGCTCATATAATCTCTCTGTTTAAATCTGTTTTTATGCTGAGAAAAGTAAGGGAGCTCGGATTACTTCTGCGCCGAGGGGATTTCGACTCATCTTCTTTGCTTTTAATGTTGATGAAACGAAAGGCATAGATGGACTGGACGTTATGAAGCTCATCTTTGGGACAAGAGTACTTGGAACCAGAATCAGAATAAGAAGGGAAAACAAGGTCTCTGTCACTTCCCATGAATATCTGACTTTGTAACCCAAGGATTTCGTGTATTGCTGACACCATTTTGATTTTCTCTTATTGTGCATGGAATGGTTGGTAACGCAAATTGTTATTCCAGTTTACTTGGGTGAGTTGGTGCCTTCAACGTATCTTCCCCCCCTCTCTCTGACTTTTTTTTCTGCCTGGGTAAACTTACTAATGACAAGGTTATACCCTGTTGAAATAAATGGTTAAATTATccgatcaaaaaaataaatggttaaaTGACATTATGCAAACAGGGGCGTACGATGATGAGGAGGCTGCAGCTAGAGCTTATGATCTCGCTGCCTTGAAATATTGGGGCCCCGGCACACTCATTAATTTTCCAGTGAGTGTATCAATTCTCGAAACAAAATAAGCATATATGTTCAATCTTATTGTATTTACTGTCCTTTTCTTATTGTTTGAGATTGAAAATTATCTTTTCTAGTCGTTAGTTTAGGTCTTTCAAACTCTTGTTATGGGCACAACTCAAGTACACAAGTATACAAAATTAATGCCTAactagaagagaaaaaagacaagaaaatcatgaatacTCACTCCATCAAAATCTATAGAAGTTAACCAAGGGAACAAAGTATCGAAAAAGAAAGTTTTAAGCTCTTCCATAGTCCGCCACCATTCCTTTCAACGCAAAAAAGACAAGGTACTagcaatctcacaatgaagGAAAAGGTGATCTGCATATTCTCCGCTTTGTCTGCACATTCATATCAATAAATGTTTCTTTAGATGATctataatgagagagagagagagagagagagagagagagagagagagagagagagagagagagagagagagagaggctgccTCTTTAGAGGCACGTctttcaagagagagagagagagagaggcggcCTCTTAGAGGCATGTCTTTCAAGGGAAGGAGATGCTATCTTGATATTTTAGTCAGCATGTTTATTAATCTTTTGGTTATTTTAAGTAGTATAAAAGAAAGTGGTATTACCCTATATTCCTTATTTGCAGTAGGATACTTTCTAATCCAATTCTATAGTTCTATCTGTATGACTTGGGATATGTATGCTGCAGGTTACTGATTATACTAGGGATCTTGAAGAGATGCAGAATCTCTCACGAGAAGAATATCTTGCATCTCTGCGGAGGTGTGCATATACTttgtaaatctatttttttaactgaATTTGCACTGTTACTTCAAATATTTTGTTAACCGAATTAGCCCTGTTGCTTGTATTTGATGCTATCTGCAGAAAGAGCAGTGGTTTCTCAAGAGGAATTTCTAAATATCGTGGCCTTTCCAGGTAATTAATTACATGTATACAAGATGTGTAACATTGATGTTCTTGTTCCAGAGCATTATTTAGTGCATGATGCTTTTCCAAAGGAATGCTGGCTTACGAAATATCAATCACATAATGTGTGGACAAAAAGCTGTTTGGGGTACTTGGTAGTTCTGGGTAACTaacatttttttccctttttcccccCACTGGTTTTCAGTTGATGAAGAAACTGCCTCAGATCATTTTATCAGTAAACCTGACAAGATGACTGCATATGTTATGAACTTCCTGCTAAATACTTATCTAGAATTTGATTAAGAGGAAAGAATTATttagttttcttctttaaaattatatttatatcctctctcataaaaaaattattagtttgtatgccctgaaaaataaaaatagtcttATGTCTAATGGTCTACACTTTAACCCAGTGCAAAACAATTTAATCCCCAGTTTGTTTGTGTAGGGTTGTTCTTTTCCATTTGGTAGATGCttgaaattatttaatgtttctttgattaattattattgatgttatctttttgCTTTCAATTTTACACTGGGTGCCATCACAAAGCAGTCGATGGGAGCCATTTGGTCGTATGGCTGGATCTGAGTACTTCAACAGCATGCATTATGGTAGGTTCTGATGAAATTTATGCTTAAGAAAAGGTTTTTATATGAGAGTTATACAAGCCGAACTaatccaccccccccccccccccccccaaaaaaaaaaaaatccacctaATCCCCGAGTACAGAACCTTTTTCCTAGCATCTATTGTTTGCCATCTTCTTCCACTTATGCCTCCACTTGAAGCGTTACTAACTATATGACGCCTCTATGTTATCGAAAGGTACGGGCGATGATCCAGCAGCAGAAAGTGAATATTTAGGAAGTTTCTGCAATGACAGAAAGTTTGACTTGACAAGTTACATCAAGTGGTGGGGCCCCAACAAAACTCGTCATGCAGATGCTGGGACAAAATCATCAGAAGAAACAAAGCATGCTGGAGATATTGGTGTGGAACTAAAAACGTTAGAATGGGGAGTCCAGCCTACTGAACCATACCAAATGCCACGTTTGGGCGTGTCCAATGAAGAGAGAAAGCATAAAGGTTCTGCAGTCTCTGCCTTGAGCATCTTATCACGGTCAGCTGCCTACAAGAGCTTGCAAGAGACagcatcaaaaaagaaagaaaactgtgGCGATAATGATGAGAATGAAGACAAAAATACCATCAATAAGATGGACTATGGCAAGGCAGTTGAGAAATCCACAAATCATGATGTTGGGACTGGGAGGCTTGGAGTTACACTAGGCATGAGTGGGGGATTGTCTCTTCAGAGAAATGTGTACCCACCGACTCCTTTCTTATCTGCACCACTTTTAACAAACTACAATACTGTTGATCCGTTGGTAGATCCCATTCTCTGGACGTCTCTTGTTCCTGTTCTTCCAACAGGGCTTTCTCGTGCAGCTGAGGTTGGTATATTTCTTATGAGAGCTTTTTTATCTTATAGCAGGACCAAATAAAATGACAATGATCATCGTAGCAAGATAAAAAATACAATGCTATAAGCTTTGGGGAGGTGTAAGGAGAGCCGTTCCCAAATCTATTTCCAACAACCCCATTCACCCATAAAAAGCTTAAACGTTTCGATGCAGGTTACAAAGACAGAGACCAGTTCGACTTACACACTCTTTCATTCGGAGGAATAGGCAGCAAATTCTCTTCTCACGTACAATTtggtgaaaagtggatatcgGCATTGCCAGCAAGCATCTTAGGAAGAGTATGGAGAGCTTAATTTGTCTCAAGagtttttagttattttttaattatagtttACTTCAATTCTGGgtttatagaaaggaaatatagatgtgtcttaatatttttttttttgataagtagatgTGTCTTCATATTTATAGTTTAGAAATAGAAGGGGGAAAATGTCGGTCTTTCTTGAATATATTTGTACAGCCAGCAAATAAGAGGAACAGCTTTCCTTAAATGTGGTTTGTTGTAACATGCACAAATTAGTGTACTTTCCGCAGGTGCTGATCATGTCTTCTTCTCTCATTAACATCTTAAATGCACTTGGCTTTGTTTTTCAGATAATCTGAACCATATGGAAAACAATAATTGAGTATGCCAGACACTTAGGATGATAGCTTATAGAAGTGCATGCAGTTACTACGAAGCTGCATTCACTCTCACTTCTGAAATGGTTCTGGAAAGAAGCAGGCACCACTTAATCCTTGAAAGAGCTAAGAGTAGATGATAGCAACTCAAGCAATAAGCTTCTACAAGATTCACCAGACACTCCCATCCCCACAAGCAACCCAATTTATTATTTAAGGATCGGTATTAGAGGCAGACTGTCTCAGAGTAGTTAATAAATCCATAATCAGCGGGATCTAAAAAGTACTCTGTATCACTGTATATTAATAAATCCAGTTAATACCAATTCATATTTCTCTATTCATTATATCGAAGTATTCAGTTCAAATCCATATTcaagaaattaattattttagtttttaattgtaTATTCATTTTGGTAATTAATCCATGCATTGCAGAGACATGCTATAAGTTTTCATATACAAAACATGGAAGGAACTATTGGCAAAATTCTACGGGAAACACTGTAAATACAAagatattacataaaataaagctACAAACAGATGTGACTTCATAGAATCCGTTAGATCtgttttattataaaagtaactttacaatttaatgTATTACATCAAGTCACATtagtttgtgggtttatttttgtgtaatttttttttacggctaaagtatttctcaattCTGCAGGTAAAATTCTACCCTCTTTGAGTTATCATCAACAGAGAGAGACATGTTACATTTCAAACCATAAACGTTTATATAGAACAGGCTTGTGCCCGTTTAATCAAATTTACATATGCTACTTGAACTATCTTTATAGTTCGTTTGCTAGCTTTATAATACATTAGACATTATAGTGCCTTCCTTAGTCTAAGCTATTTTTCTCACTAAGATATTCTGTGCCACTTAATTTTTAAGTAGCTAATACCACTTTGATTATACTCTACAATAtgaaattcatttatttatttgcatgaTTGAGAAAGCAAAATGCTTGCGCTTTCACTAATCTCTGCGCTTTTTCTCTTCATCATCTCCCTCCTCTTATCTCCTTGGACTTCCAGCAGTCTCACTCCAAACAACTTGGGCACcctttcatcatcttctttctcTGAATTTGCATACTTAGCCACCAAATCAAGAAGCTCCTTGCACTTCTTTTTCATGCTTTTAAGCTCGGAATTCAAGTCCACATTCTCCTTCTTGAGACGTTTGTTTTCGTCGATAAGAGTACCATACCCCGATGATGATGAAGTCGACGAAGATCTTTGATCTTCTTCACAGTAGTCGACATGGTCTTGATTTGGTGTCACTTCTTGTAATATTTGCTTGTTGACCCACGGTTTTCTTCGACGGATATTACATAGTAactctttctcaccctttctgAAAAGATCGTTGTAAAACTCCCACCGGTTTGTCGCAATTTTTCGAAAACCCTGTGCAAGAATTTTTAAGTCAATATGTTGATACAGATGTATATGTTtacaacttaaataaataaccatttaaaatgtataatgctcataatttaagataaaagaacaaaaattcttactgttataactatatatatatggtagaaAATTAAGTGGGTCACATTCTTCCAAGGGCACAGCaagagtttttattattatccaaATAATTTCTTTACGGGTCTAAATCCAAGATtttcaaacatattttcaaTGGCAGAAATTGTTTCTTACCTGGTCTAGTTTGAAATATGCCTGTTGTTTTGTGGAATTTTTACTTACTTCCCATGTTTTGGCAATTCCGTGTCCCATCCACGTACAATCGAAGAAGATTATCATCattcattaaaatttaatttaattagtcaaAGATTTACTGCACCTCCCTCCAAAAAATATTCTAAGGTTTTAAGCATTGACTTTCTCATCATGCCTTGATTGATCTACTAttgccaataaataaataatatgacgATACTAATTTCTCCATCGATTTAATTACCTCAACAACGACGTGACACCGAACCCCTTGATtttaaacattcttaattattttatatttatttttgttgagttagaagttttttttttttttttttttttttttaatcaggagttttagaaattacagaataaataagaaaagaaactaaaaataagTCATGGGTTTAGAGTGCACATAGATCATCAAAATTCCTtgctgatcatcatcatctcaatTATGGTATCAAAAGAGCCATCGATCCTAGCTATTAGGTCTTTAAT
This genomic interval from Carya illinoinensis cultivar Pawnee chromosome 10, C.illinoinensisPawnee_v1, whole genome shotgun sequence contains the following:
- the LOC122280063 gene encoding AP2-like ethylene-responsive transcription factor At2g41710 isoform X1, which translates into the protein MASSSSDPGLKSEAGGGGCGAEASEAVVTNDQLLLYRGLKKAKKDRGCTAKERISKMPPCAAGKRSSIYRGVTRHRWTGRYEAHLWDKSTWNQNQNKKGKQVYLGAYDDEEAAARAYDLAALKYWGPGTLINFPVTDYTRDLEEMQNLSREEYLASLRRKSSGFSRGISKYRGLSSSRWEPFGRMAGSEYFNSMHYGTGDDPAAESEYLGSFCNDRKFDLTSYIKWWGPNKTRHADAGTKSSEETKHAGDIGVELKTLEWGVQPTEPYQMPRLGVSNEERKHKGSAVSALSILSRSAAYKSLQETASKKKENCGDNDENEDKNTINKMDYGKAVEKSTNHDVGTGRLGVTLGMSGGLSLQRNVYPPTPFLSAPLLTNYNTVDPLVDPILWTSLVPVLPTGLSRAAEVTKTETSSTYTLFHSEE
- the LOC122280063 gene encoding AP2-like ethylene-responsive transcription factor At2g41710 isoform X2; translation: MASSSSDPGLKSEAGGGGCGAEASEAVVTNDQLLLYRGLKKAKKDRGCTAKERISKMPPCAAGKRSSIYRGVTRHRWTGRYEAHLWDKSTWNQNQNKKGKQVYLGAYDDEEAAARAYDLAALKYWGPGTLINFPVTDYTRDLEEMQNLSREEYLASLRRKSSGFSRGISKYRGLSSRWEPFGRMAGSEYFNSMHYGTGDDPAAESEYLGSFCNDRKFDLTSYIKWWGPNKTRHADAGTKSSEETKHAGDIGVELKTLEWGVQPTEPYQMPRLGVSNEERKHKGSAVSALSILSRSAAYKSLQETASKKKENCGDNDENEDKNTINKMDYGKAVEKSTNHDVGTGRLGVTLGMSGGLSLQRNVYPPTPFLSAPLLTNYNTVDPLVDPILWTSLVPVLPTGLSRAAEVTKTETSSTYTLFHSEE
- the LOC122278846 gene encoding heat stress transcription factor B-3-like: MMEGGMCEKGLLMEYVRKSSPPPFLLKTYVLVEDPATDEVISWNTEGTAFVVWQPAEFARDILPTLFKHSNFSSFVRQLNTYGFRKIATNRWEFYNDLFRKGEKELLCNIRRRKPWVNKQILQEVTPNQDHVDYCEEDQRSSSTSSSSGYGTLIDENKRLKKENVDLNSELKSMKKKCKELLDLVAKYANSEKEDDERVPKLFGVRLLEVQGDKRREMMKRKSAEISESASILLSQSCK